acatttttatatgagcAGTGTTAGTCTAGTGGCTTTGGCGTGCAACTCTGATCCCTGAGGTCTTggtttcgatccccggctgtgcaccaatggactttcttctcgaacagtgaaggaaaacatcgcgagggaACCGGCTTGCCAAATACGGCAACCAAAAagacgacggcgtgtgtctggCACACTGTATacttatcacctacttgcaattagattgacaaatcatcATGGATCACATATAGATATTTGAGgcgagacctaaaaaggttgtagcggcactgatttattttatttttatgcacATATACcggatttcttttatttttatgcatatatACCATATACATCGACAGCAAACGTCTATGACGAGAGAAAGTTGAGATATAGATAGATACACTATAATACAGTATATACTACGGGGTAGTCCATTGGCTGCCCGATCAGTTATTAGATAGCTAATGGTACGCAACATAAATAACAAGttcatgaattatttttatatgcatttgttgCGCTTCTAAAATTACtattgttacattaatacaatcTACagtggtttttaaatataacataacatcatttagattagattattgtaaacacataaacataataattattattattaaacagaaaattaaaacaaatttcaatatttgttcCCCGTGGCAGTGTAcatttaacgctggcagcatttcctcgctgtattgcgatatttattcgtCGAGTGAGGAAAGAACCAGCTCTAGGGATGCCGGTACAacttaattctttaattagcgcATGTGCACTTGAatcccacggcccaagagtatCTAATACAAAGGGTACAAAATcacaattgtatataaataattattttttagataacTGCAAAATATGCTAACTATAACCAAGTTATAAGTGGTGCTTCAAAAGTAATCGAAACACAACATCAAGGTATGTAAGAAaagaatataatgtattttttttgatatatactttatagatACTgaatatgtaaaacaaaatagtagTCGTCGCCTTGCGACGAAGGTGATAAAATTCGATAAAATACccattgacattttttttaaattgcaaagGCTCCAAAATTTAAGACAGTTGTTCTGTAGTTGATTTATGCCAACAAAAACAAgctatacaattattttgcaAGCTATACAATTACTATACTATTTGTGTTAttggaggcaaacgggcagaagactcacctgatgttaagtgagttACTGGCCTTTAAAGATAACAGTGAGATGGAGGCATTCATGACTTAGTTTCCTCTCTGTGTATGGgcaatgtaataattttggtGGTTTGTTGGTACCCCAACAGGTTTTTCCACTGTAACACTGTTGTTTTAGACCAGTACGCAGGGAGGACAGTCTCCgtataactatttttaattgttatactATCTACTCCTTTGTACATCACAAATGTACAAAAGTATGGTCGTCTTACCCTGATGAGGGATGAGGGTTATTTGCAGAAACGAACTAAGAGTTGTCACTCACTGTATCTTCAAGAATATgatgttttatattgtaaaggGTTTCATGAACTACTTTCAAGTAAAAATTCTCTATCTTCATTTTGGAGGGATTCAACAAAATCTCCATCATATTTACAATGAATACAAGTATTTGATACTGCTgtgaacaaatttaattttaatatttccgtAACAAATATTACAGGAATGGTGACTGAGTGGGTTAACCCATCAACCCATATAATTGACGAAGACAACAACTTGATTGGATTTGGAGTGAACGCTACATTCGCATGTAAAATCGATAGTTTTCCAAAACCAGAAGTTTGGTGGGAAGATGAGAATTCTGAGAGACTTCCTTCTGATGTAAGTTCAATGTTGTATAATTTCGTATcgtttacaaaaatgtatgttttttttatagaacagggcgCAAACGGGCAGcaggctcacttgatgttaagtgataccatcgcccatggacactcaatgctagAGGGCACGCAAGAgtgttgccggctttttatgaattggtacgctccttTTTTCAAAGACCTATGTGATCCTAGGTGATGAAACTACCTTCAATATGAcggtatttgttttttgtattgtactcatattacaaaaataggtatatttatattctttacaaGCGACTCACTCCAACTTTGGATGGACCTTGAAAAATGATATACCTAAACTATTGTGTTCACAATTACAGAAAAAGTTTTAGGATTTTTCATCCAATTCTTCAAAGAGttcaagtaataaatatttattttactcgAATTACCTTTTCCCAGTCTTCGGAAATGTATGTGGCTTGGCTTTACATCTTTAGTATCACATTTGGGatcgatatatttttgtatggaacTAATAGCTAATTCCTTTGCTGCCAAGgaataagtaaaatttatcaaaatagcTGCTTAGGCTTTGCTACTAAGCTAAAGTTTTTGTCAATTCCCTATGGCAATGTTTCTCAAGCGGGTGGTCATGGGTGGGTGACCATGGGGGGGTCGggtttgttttaaaaggtGGTCGCAGtctgttgaaaaataataaataaaaactacataTTACAAAAGATTCCTTAGAAATAGCGCAAGACTGTTTAACTTTTCCGTGGGTCGCGACAAAAAAAAAGGTTGAGAAAAGATGCTCTATGGAATATGAATTCcctttacataaatattgtgGAAATGGCTTTATTCTTTCTATCAATTTACAGACagttttattagaaattcCTTCTACGTACATAAGTTATGTCAGTATCGATAATGCAACACACAATGGTACAATTACGTGCAAAGCTAAAAATGATCTAGGTACTGCTGACAGCAGTATGGATGTATTCGTGAATCGAACCTTTGTATTTGAAGTATTAGAGTATCCTACAggtaatttatgttttgaatGTTATTACTCATTACGCGAataaaaaaagtgcgtgcgtacaaagtacacatgccagaagtgaaacttctttggcTAACTAATTCATAAGTTTTcatcatatttatacaaatctaaaactttagATTTCAAAGACTTAGAGGAAGAGAAAAAGGAAGATATGTATgttagtaatttaattgtcattaaaacattaaaactgtcgaaaaattatacaaattatatatgtttttttttaattaaaatttcttaaagaTAATACAAAATCGTGAGCGTGAATCGCTGGCACTGTGCATGATACGACGTTCGCCTTTCTCACACTCTCTGAATCAGTCTCAaacgctctctcccttttcttcgacaaaaacgctgaaCATCTTCTCGTGacgctattattattattgcgtttcatccgtaatacacctaaagaagtttcacttcaaaaaatcttaatcttacttaataattagatggattgttacaaataaaataatattaatccaGGCTAACTGGTCActaagaaataatacaaaaaacaataaatatattagttgAGGAAGTCAAAAACTTGTGACATATTTTTTCACCAAAGAAAGCTTCAGAGCTATCCTTGCCAACGTCACACTTAAGGCAAACAGGCCATCAATAGttaaattgttaaacaaaaagcTTCCTCTGTAGTTGGTGTTGACCggtgtatatgtcgcagtaaagtagttaaatcagagaagagaatatcgatttttaattaactgtctagagatttaattaacgctctgatttaattattttcctgTGCATATGCAAGAGGTTCATATTTTTAGCGTTCTATTATACACACGTTTATTAACCATAGAATAAACTACTATACTTAATTTCAGATATAACAGTAAATTACGGCGACACTGGCAAACTTTACTGTGAAGTGAATGCATATCCAGAAGCTGAAATTAAATGGATTCATAATGGTACTGAAGTGGATGGTGAACGAGTGGAAATTAATTCTGACGAGAACtggttattaataaaaaacatggaTTTAGATGATGTTGGCGAATATGTATGTGATATACAAAATGAAGTGGAATCTGTAACGTACACTGCAACTGTTTTTATCACAGGCTTAGGTAATATTTTACGTTTGTTATCATATAAAATCCTTATATTTTCCTACTTATTTCCCTAAAATCGAGTGAGAGCTGGAAAGTGTCATGCTAATGCCAAATAATAATGCCGCGTTTAACTGCAgaccaaagacaataaaaagCAGATAATTTCGAGAGACTACAGTTAAAAAACTTTTCGAATTCAtgtattttcttctttttgtATTGCATTGTAATTTATGAACCGTGAGATTAGTTTAGAGTTTTtagatgattttattattattattttaggttaagtttggtaataatataattttcagtGTACTTGCACTTTACTcttcatatttcttttttggtTTGTTTGCCTTGAAGAGATCGCTTATTAGCGATATGGCCGCTTGttgcataataatttatgttatttgttgttattctaatttatcaaagttttaaaaactgcaaaaaatattttagaggCACCAGTTATACAAATAGATAAAAGTGAAGTAATATTGAAACCAGGTGATTGGACCGAACAGAAATGCTTGTaagtcaatatttataattatctatctaaaacaatatactCCTATCTGTAACTATACGTAGGTACGTAGAGTTGTTATATAAGTTAGATATTTTGTTATGGTATTGTTGTGTAAATACACAACGATACAATATCAGACAAGTCATTTGCCTTAATTCTGACAAATAAACCGAGAATGTATAGGGGCTAGTAGAATCTACCCGCAGCTACCTGACCAACCAGTTCTTTTAAAACCTTTGTTCAAGTTTTAGCTGTTGTGAGTTCAATGacacattatatatttggTGCTTAGTTACTTCGaagtctatataatatatcaaaagtACCCAGATCCAAGTCCCTTCAGTAATCCAGTAAACTTTACAGTATAACCAAAGGAAAACCGACTCCATCCATCTCTTGGAAGTATAGATTGGAAAATGACTTTAGTTTCTTAGAAATTCCCGAAGGCGTATACATATCAGACAAGGTTTTGAAAATACCATCTGCGCAATCGCATCATGGAGGCGTGTATTTATGTGAGGCAAATAATTCCTTGGGTATCGATCAACAGCAGGTGTTAGTGAAAGTGCAATGTAAGTATTATAATggtcttattaaaaataccgaACCTATAAATCCAGTTATTTCTAAGAAAATATCTAAAGGTTTAAGTGAtaccattattaaaatattgaaagaagCTAAAAGAGtagtagataataaaataaatcaaaatagtGAGCAATATCTTAGAATTAACTTGATTAATTTAAGGAAGTGGAAAAAGAAGAAACCAAAAATTCTatagaaaatctattttttgaTCTTTCTAAAAGTGACAATACTTCTTAAAgacatatttgattaaaaataacgaaACGGAATGAAAAGAGAAGAAGAATAAGAGGTAGTAACAACTAACAACATTggactattattataatactactttattattatactatacaTTGATCATTTTTCTTAGTACCGTTGATCTTACGATCCAATTTTCGATGATTTACCTTTACGGGACACCTTTTGCTCTCTAGTGTGGTTCTAGGTTATAACTCTTTAGTTTGTTTAAGcaatactaatttaaaaatcaacggAGCCTAATGGAACAAATTTTAAGGGTTTTGGTCGCACTTGGTCAGCAAACTACATGATTTCTGTTCGACGTACGCAAAGTGACTACGGACATCGCTatgaatattgttacgaagacgggtcgactgcatgtttctagatttttccactacttagagaacttttcagcaggctgtaatatgatttctgaccgtttcaggagagggtcaatcacatattagaaaattgtaatttccataatgttaccctagttttcaggacgctgaaaccttttttcagtcggtttcagaacatgtgtagtagagtggtgcagttttcaggagaccctttttcaggcgttttcaggcttAGGTATaaccctttgatgaaggaatattctagacctaactttctaggtgtgagacaaggacgaaatgatacgagagagagagagagaagatcggaactttctcgaaactacattgagcactctagaacgccgtacgacaaggacggagcaacgtgggaaagagacaaagagtgcggacgttctagaattgcgCAATCGCttctcagtagcaagcccgcctagaaagttctcgaatattgtttagaattattcccaggaatatataagcgagccgaaacgtgactagtcacttagttttgaatgcgttAACAaaagagaaacaccgaagcgataaagtgcgaataaagtgaatacaagtgacaAAGTACTGTgtaaagtgtgcataagtggagtaattagtgattgttttatgtgtgtaattagtgcatctctgcgatTAAATTGtgccataaattcctcattgatttttcaagaaataaacccttgaataaattcacggcattttctatccgatcccctagctcgtaacaatatttaaagaattgaAATTGAGTGTTAGTGTCATGtcatatacgtatatatgtcATACGATGACTTCTTTGGAGATCTTTCGTATTACAATTTACCGATGcttaactaattattattatcgtaaTGAAGACCTCATTAGCTTACCATCCACTGGCAGGCAGATCCGTGGCCGAGAAGCAACACTCCAGAAACTACTCTCCACTTTCCTAGAATGGGACCATCTTAATTTAAGCTTGGGGTCTTGGCGGCCCTGGCgatgacatatatataatttgtggtATCATTGATATCGATAATGGTTTAttagtagaaaaaaattaaactcgtctaaacatttattaaatcataCCAATGTTCTGTCTAGTTCAACCGAGAATCAAAAACCAGGACGAGTCTCTAGAAGTAAGACAGGGAGATGTGGTTACGCTACCATGTGATGTAGATGCTGTTCCAGAGGCTGAAGTACATTGGGATATGTACCAGGATGACGTTATCATTGCATTTGATGAAAGACACCATACGGATGCATCGTACACCCATCGGTATTAACACCTTTACCAAGACCTCTTAGGAGTTAttgtgaattattttatttttattataaggtcTAATTTGCAATACACAATAGAAAAGTGCACTACAACATATTTACACGTACCTGTATAATCATGTTCGCGTTCTAGGCTTTACgattatatttgtgtttcatgaaaattttaaatgtgtatagataaaaaactaattgtGTTTTCATCTAAAaagttttctgtttcatgcCTACTATCATAGTAATAGTTAGCTTATAAGGTAGCcgaatgtttatttatttaatgcatatgaatattgtattacTAGTTAATACGTTTCTCATATAAACCTTAGGAAGATACAAAAAATGTCATAAATGCGATAACTACTTGTCTggttcttaaaataaaacttcattaACTTTAAATCAATCTGTCGCTGATAAGTGcttaaaaagaaaaacgaacaattaaaaaaaaatcttgtttatTTTGGCAGACAAGAATGCTACGAAAAGGACGTGTCTTTGGAAAGTTATTTTCAGATTGTTTGCGTTTTAATTAAGAGGTATATTGGTTTTAGATTCACGGCACAATTAAATGACTCTGGAATGTATCACTGTATAGCTAAAAACAGCATGGGAACTGCGACACGTACTGTTAACGTTAATGTTTGGGGTATGTAAATATGcataatattcttatatacTTACCCCCTtactcttaaataataaatcttattcCTCAGTTATAACATACATCAGTCTCTCTCCGTCACACTGTTAAGAGAATTTGAGAGAAAGAGATGAAAGTctaatttaattgtgtttacTAGATCGGATCACATGAAATTTCGGTTTCCAATAAAACCTTTTGTTATTGTACTTTTATCACGagtcttttatttacattgttttcattattttctttcagtTGCTCCATACATCCAATCTCcagttagtaataatataactcAGCTGATTGGGACAACGTTATatcttaattgttatataaattttggaaACCCCTTACCTTCCACTCGATGGGAATTTATCGCGCCGAACACAaacatttctgttttaaaaACGTAAGTATGTTACTaccattatataaataaagttacagataccggcaagtTTCTTGAGCATTATACAAGGGAgggggacacaaacgtcaactgatttaccaataatGCGATCGATACGACACTCTGCCGCTGCCGcgctgttatttttttgttagtcaTATATCTCATACTTTCCCTCAATTGTATCATATCATTTTAGGGGGCATGCAACTGGAAAACTGGAATATAAAGTTCAAgatttaaagaagaaaaacGAAGGCACCTATCGGTGTATCGCAGAAAATGATGTTGGAGTAGatagtattaatttatttttaaaagttgtataggataatttttaaaatagtacttacttatatttaaattatctacatgtaataaatagttacagtatttaatatcctagaatattttaatatcgactgcaatgtatttacaaataattttacgaCACCCAATTAAACTTTTATGCCCCGTTATGtcgtaataatttgtaaataaaacctatAGAAGGTAGGTACAATTGATAATAGATCaagaacattaaaaatatattctgatataaactgaataaataatgttacccgagttgtatattattatcacatattattgttaatcaCTACAAACTTAAATAAACGTTATGCCATCGCTAATTAATTCAcataaaacattgttaataATACTGACTACGCAGACTATACATGTATTGGACAGCTTATAAGTTCTCTATTTTGATCCTGAGTTACCATATAAATAACAACAGTTATCACTCGAGATTATTGGACATAATGTCTATGAACGTAATGTaacaataaacttattttttttaattatgcaaGGAAatctaaatgtaatataataatgaccaGAATGGTCTATGAAATTTATAACTGTGGTTCGAAAGTATAAGAGTTGTCATAAATCAAAATGACATTTGACGTATGACagttaaactataataaataagcgtTTTACCATTTTCAATTGCATGTTGTGAAGACTAAAATGTGAATTTTCGTTGTATCGAACAGCGAATGAAAAGTAGCattttgaataaagttttttataagtGGCATATATTTGAgtgtattctatatttttttaagagaaAATGTCGGCATAGACTATGGCGGATATCAAATTACCACCTTACATTCTTCAAGAGCTGCCCGATATTACAGAAAGTATAAATTTtcccataaaaaatattcagcgAATTAAGGTTAGTATCGTTTAGATTTATTTGGCACTTAttcaaaagtatttatttgcatttagaTAATACCTTGCCGTAACGCACTCAGTCAGAAAAGCTATTAATATTCAAGGTTGAAACAAGTCTTTCTAAGATAATTTATATCCAATAAGAATCATATTTCATTCTTTCTACTTTCTTAACTATATTAGACTTGAAAGGGTTCTTCTGAAATAGTTCTATGTCAGTAAAGCAATGATTCTTAAAGTGATAATGCAATTATAGgtgtcaataataattatagttatagAATAATCatacaatgttttataaaaatcgcttttaacattaaaaaaccaaaacaattaaggacaaaaataaaaccttattattattgtttttttataatattgatttgaaATGATGGTATAATGATatagtgtaaactctatataacaaCACTGAAGGGACTATGcattttattgtgttatagagagttgtcgttaaatggagagaagaaaaacatATAGTAGTCCATGACTcgtacttattagtcatggtcaacaacagttcacgtgcaagcaatcccaatttttaaacaacagAATTAATTTCTTAGGATGTTATTGAGAGTGGATGTAATGATATctagagtgtatcattgtatgaaagacaagctaaaccaaccaaagccaattgagtTCAAAGGTTTAGGGAGTTTGTCATTGAATTCAGGGATGGAGTTTATACTGTAGTTATATAGTGTTATGCCcatagtaatatttaatgtttttatagttagtaatttataaagatatgtttttgttattctttttggtatattaacaaatgttaATGTGTTGTAGAAagaaatatagtaaaaaaacattgttttatttcagtatACTTGTTTTGATGTCTCTAAATCTTTAATAGTATTTGGAGCAACTAGTGGTGGTATCTATGTGTTTAATAGATGGCCATGTGAATTCATACAATTGATCCCCAATAAGGTAAAGATTTATATGATGAAGCAGGTTACATAATTCATTTCTCTCCTAACATttcacttttaaattttatttactgaatGCCTGTATGGTAGGGCTGGAGGTTCTACCTTTTGCTTTAGATTAGttacaaatgaatatttttatatatttgtaaaagatATTCAGACAGACATTGAGTGcatcctttttttttaattatgtgaaAATAACAGGATAATTCTccaatataaattgaaaaacatttagaattagttattatttggtatagaaataatgtttgttttataactgATTCCAGGATGGGCCTATAACACGACTGGCCATATCTATAAATGAGAAGCATATTGGATTTTCAAATGGGAAAGGAATGGTGACAGTCACGGAATGTGATCAAAATTTAAGTAGAAATGATTCCACAACTTCATCCAAAGAACATTTGGGTAATGAAGTCACTACTATGATATGGAGtggaaatatgttatttactGGTGATGATGTTGGAAAAGTATCTGTTCTTCAGCTGAATAGCTTCattgtaagtaaatatttcatacaattcAGGGAGACATAAGCCACCAATGGACCTTTGCCTCATCTAGTATTATCCACTATTGCAACCTATGGCATGATTCGTTTCTTGTTTTAATGTGAACattttcaacattttatttatttaaacttttatttataaactcaactgaattgataatttataattccAGACTAAAAGTATGTTTCATGGTTCTTCACAAATCATCATGAGCCTGGACTCACGAATATGTCAACTTGATTGTAGAGATTGTATGCTATTAGTTTCTACATTGACTCGATGTTACATCTGCAATACAGCACAGGAGCAATATAGACAAATTGGACAAAAATTACGAGATGGAGAATTTGGTGCTTGTTTCATAGTTTCAGAAACTATGGCCAATGGTACTACAGAGACTAATATAGAAATTACTGAAGTaaagaaatacaatattgttgATGATGCCCAATTTGTTGTTGGTGATGAATTCTCAAACGCTCTTATGTACTGTGCAAGACCGTCATCAAGAATTTGGGAAGCCACAGTTGATGGTATGGTGAGACGGACTCATCAATTTAAACAGGTACTAGCTAAACCaccaatgaaaataataacaacaaaatcTTATGAAAATGAGAATGTGGCTATTGAAAATGAAAAGTATGAATGTGAAGGACAATCAGTAAATTTCTCGAGAATATACTCAATGAACAGTGTAATATTCTCGTTCAATAAGAGGGCATTATACTTTTTGAATATCAATGAAGTAGATGATACTGTATGGTATGTGTACGATGATATTGTTGATTGCAGAactattaatgatatgttgtaTGTATGGCTTTCAAATGGCTCTCTTGTTAGTTTAAAATTCATGAAAATTGACAAATTTCTAGTGAAATGCTACATTGATGAAAAATATGTGTTGTGTGCGGAACTCTGTGCCTTGTATAAAGAATATCTGCTAGAGAACAATTTAACTATGAAAATGCACATTTTGATAGGTTTAAGGGATAAATTGAAGAATAATGGTTTATTATCAAGTGTAGAAgaggttttaattaaaattgataaattaaaatcaagtgAAGCGACTCAATTGAAATCAGGAATTTATGTGGTTGACAATCCATATTCACAATCACTGTTAGATgaaaattttgatataaaacataatgatGATAACTTATTTAATACCTTATCACCAGAGGCTCTACAAGCTTTAAAAGGCTTGAGTGTAACTGTCTCAGGGAAATTTAActcaagtaaaaaaatattgaaggaGAAATGGGAAGATTTTGAAGAGAAAGTAAAAAATTTCAGCGACCGAAATCAAGAAATAACTCCAATTAGACAATTTGATAGTGAAAATACACCTAAATGGGTGGCTCGTGACGATTACTCACTGGATGATACACCTGTCATAAATgatgaaatcatttttaaagaatCTAGTCAAGAAACCATTGAAATagacaataatttacaaagtaaagaagataaattttgtaaattattataccagTACTCTAGGCTAAGCCTCGTTAATAAGGAATCTGAATCGAATTTAATCTCAATCGTAGAAGATTACAGCTGTGATATTAGTGAAATATATGAATTGATGCTTTTATTAGAACAATATTGCAAAACGGTTGGAGCAATTGAGGATTCAAAATTTGTGCCGAACAACATTTTTCTGACATACTTAAACACTTGCATGCGCAAAAGTGACTTGTTggatttgataattaaaaatgacgtGCTGTATAAGTATTTTGTGAATTCGTGTATAGCAGTGAATGTGAAGACTCAAAAATTAATGAACATCGGTTGTGAGTGCGGATTTCCTCTCCCATATGTACGGACAAGTCAAAGGCCAGTGTTTTCGGAATTGATAGATGAATTTATTGAGCGGCAGTGGTCGAATCAAACGAAGGAGCAATGTTATGAAATGTGCAAGAGAATGCCGTATTTGTGGAGAAAAATACTCTATTTGAGACGGAATGAAGATTTACTGCACATTTTGAGGATTTTAGTGCAAATGCTCGATGAGAGTTTGCTGCATTCATTTCTCCCTCAGTTCACATTGGACACATGGGACAGAGCAATACAGTTATATGCAACATTACATGCAAACATATGTTTGAATTGCAATAAgaaatttgataatatttcagTTAGAGATATGCTCAGTTGGGACGACTTAGGGTCGCTAataataaagtccattggtggaAGGAATgcaattaatataatgaaaaaacatGCAAATCTGATTGATACAGGTGCACTGACTATCAAATTTTATCATACATGTTTGATG
This is a stretch of genomic DNA from Pieris brassicae chromosome 1, ilPieBrab1.1, whole genome shotgun sequence. It encodes these proteins:
- the LOC123707797 gene encoding hemicentin-1-like; translation: MALYSLIYFGLIYTVTSEKSFILVLDTTASMQEEVDIIKANKQFALDEKTNAEYILLPFNNPDVGPPLVFTTATNFIDHLDLVEAGGGKGCPEKSLSAIEMALEKSKYSSNIYVFTDAIAKSEERPKIESISQLCRQKRSQVFIFQSGKCVSESNDFYYEVASLCSGSVFNFELSSLKKAFDFIRETMRLEWTPANVQEVSSNVFGQRHYTFTVDVLTSDILVGVSGHNPEVQISNELGQIVDYNTIMQTKNASVMCLHGLENGEYTIELNSQDPAIIYAFTHKQLAFKYGFSPKAPRSLKETSERPIPGTSNNILIVTSGTNIEVLSIEVLMLKSGETTVLNLELSYAAKGHYMATHLFEPGKSFRLSITAKYANYNQVISGASKVIETQHQGMVTEWVNPSTHIIDEDNNLIGFGVNATFACKIDSFPKPEVWWEDENSERLPSDTVLLEIPSTYISYVSIDNATHNGTITCKAKNDLGTADSSMDVFVNRTFVFEVLEYPTDITVNYGDTGKLYCEVNAYPEAEIKWIHNGTEVDGERVEINSDENWLLIKNMDLDDVGEYVCDIQNEVESVTYTATVFITGLEAPVIQIDKSEVILKPGDWTEQKCFITKGKPTPSISWKYRLENDFSFLEIPEGVYISDKVLKIPSAQSHHGGVYLCEANNSLGIDQQQVLVKVQFQPRIKNQDESLEVRQGDVVTLPCDVDAVPEAEVHWDMYQDDVIIAFDERHHTDASYTHRFTAQLNDSGMYHCIAKNSMGTATRTVNVNVWVAPYIQSPVSNNITQLIGTTLYLNCYINFGNPLPSTRWEFIAPNTNISVLKTGHATGKLEYKVQDLKKKNEGTYRCIAENDVGVDSINLFLKVV
- the LOC123709490 gene encoding Hermansky-Pudlak syndrome 5 protein homolog, whose translation is MADIKLPPYILQELPDITESINFPIKNIQRIKYTCFDVSKSLIVFGATSGGIYVFNRWPCEFIQLIPNKDGPITRLAISINEKHIGFSNGKGMVTVTECDQNLSRNDSTTSSKEHLGNEVTTMIWSGNMLFTGDDVGKVSVLQLNSFITKSMFHGSSQIIMSLDSRICQLDCRDCMLLVSTLTRCYICNTAQEQYRQIGQKLRDGEFGACFIVSETMANGTTETNIEITEVKKYNIVDDAQFVVGDEFSNALMYCARPSSRIWEATVDGMVRRTHQFKQVLAKPPMKIITTKSYENENVAIENEKYECEGQSVNFSRIYSMNSVIFSFNKRALYFLNINEVDDTVWYVYDDIVDCRTINDMLYVWLSNGSLVSLKFMKIDKFLVKCYIDEKYVLCAELCALYKEYLLENNLTMKMHILIGLRDKLKNNGLLSSVEEVLIKIDKLKSSEATQLKSGIYVVDNPYSQSLLDENFDIKHNDDNLFNTLSPEALQALKGLSVTVSGKFNSSKKILKEKWEDFEEKVKNFSDRNQEITPIRQFDSENTPKWVARDDYSLDDTPVINDEIIFKESSQETIEIDNNLQSKEDKFCKLLYQYSRLSLVNKESESNLISIVEDYSCDISEIYELMLLLEQYCKTVGAIEDSKFVPNNIFLTYLNTCMRKSDLLDLIIKNDVLYKYFVNSCIAVNVKTQKLMNIGCECGFPLPYVRTSQRPVFSELIDEFIERQWSNQTKEQCYEMCKRMPYLWRKILYLRRNEDLLHILRILVQMLDESLLHSFLPQFTLDTWDRAIQLYATLHANICLNCNKKFDNISVRDMLSWDDLGSLIIKSIGGRNAINIMKKHANLIDTGALTIKFYHTCLMVCLFEKIDVTITVALVDTLYSAYEFEEARKQLYALLRNSSDGKICNTALPLIIAATSEHWGLKHVYEKINKTNININDVLEIMTPQLDCTLCGLPLQNDFLIKDGGLWAFKCGHSFHGACLNLNKIKLCPSCTLN